The Primulina eburnea isolate SZY01 chromosome 8, ASM2296580v1, whole genome shotgun sequence genome contains a region encoding:
- the LOC140838819 gene encoding lactoylglutathione lyase GLX1-like, with translation MADAAALIVPSDEQLEWAKHEEDKQLEWAKHDKRRFLHAVYRVGDLDRTIKFYTECFGMKLLRKRDVPLEGYSNAFLGFGPEDSHFVLELTYNHGVDKYDIGTGFGHFAIASEDVYKLVEHIKAKGGTITREPGPVKGGSTVIAFAKDPDGYLFELIQRGPTPEPLCQVMLRVGDLDRSIKFYEKALGMRLLKKTDRPEQKYSIAMMGYADEYETIVLELTYNYGVTEYTKGNAYAQVAISTDDVYKSTDVVSLVTQELGGKITRQPGPIPGINTKITAFVDPDGWKTVLVDNADFLNELEKQE, from the exons ATGGCCGATGCAGCAGCACTAATTGTCCCAAGTGACGAGCAGTTGGAGTGGGCAAAACATGAGGAGGACAAGCAGTTGGAGTGGGCAAAACATGACAAGCGACGATTTTTACATGCTGTGTATAGAGTGGGAGACCTTGATCGCACCATCAA GTTTTACACTGAATGTTTTGGGATGAAGCTATTGAGGAAAAGGGATGTTCCCTTGGAAGGATATTCAAATGCTTTTCTGGGATTTGGGCCTGAAGACTCTCACTTTGTCTTGGAATTGACGTACA ACCATGGAGTTGACAAGTATGACATTGGAACTGGCTTTGGGCATTTTGCCATTGCAAGTGAAGAT GTCTACAAACTGGTCGAACATATCAAGGCCAAGGGAGGAACCATCACTCGAGAGCCAGGTCCAGTTAAAGGTGGATCAACAGTTATTGCTTTTGCTAAGGATCCAGATGGGTACCTTTTTGAACTTATTCAACGGGGTCCAACTCCAGAACCGCTATGCCAAGTCATGCTTCGCGTGGGTGATCTTGATCGTTCTATCAAATTTTATGAGAAG GCTTTGGGGATGAGACTCTTGAAAAAAACTGACAGACCCGAACAAAAG TACTCGATAGCAATGATGGGATATGCTGATGAATATGAGACAATTGTGCTGGAGTTGACTTACAACTATGGTGTAACTGAATATACCAAAGGAAATGCATATGCACAG GTAGCAATTAGCACGGATGATGTATACAAGAGTACCGATGTTGTGAGCCTCGTAACCCAGGAGCTTGGAGGAAAGATAACTCGACAACCAGGACCAATTCCTGGAATCAACACTAAGATCACTGCTTTCGTAGATCCAGATGGGTGGAAAACT GTTCTGGTGGACAATGCAGATTTTCTGAATGAACTCGAGAAGCAAGAGTGA